A single region of the Populus nigra chromosome 2, ddPopNigr1.1, whole genome shotgun sequence genome encodes:
- the LOC133681547 gene encoding hevamine-A-like, producing the protein MAFQPATTLSVAALVLLILATGSDAGGIAIYWGQNGNEGTLADTCATGNYQYVNLAFLVTFGNGQTPIINLAGHCDPYSNGCTSLSSDIKSCQAQGVKVMLSIGGASGSYSLASSEDARQVATYLWNNFLGGHSSSRPLGSAVLDGIDFDIEGGTGLYWDDLARYLSAYSNKGKRVHLTAAPQCPFPDAWVGNALKTGLFDYVWVQFYNNPPCQYASGEVTNLEDAWKQWTSAIPASKIFLGLPASPAAAGSGFIPVPDLTSNVLPSIKDSSKYGGVMLWSKYYDDQSGYSSSIKNDV; encoded by the coding sequence ATGGCATTTCAACCAGCAACTACATTATCAGTTGCCGCATTAGTATTGCTAATTTTAGCAACAGGATCTGATGCTGGTGGAATAGCAATCTACTGGGGTCAGAACGGAAACGAGGGAACCCTGGCAGATACCTGTGCAACTGGAAACTACCAATATGTAAACCTGGCCTTCCTCGTGACTTTCGGAAATGGCCAGACGCCCATTATTAACCTTGCTGGGCATTGCGATCCATACAGCAATGGCTGCACAAGCTTGAGTTCTGACATTAAATCATGCCAAGCCCAAGGTGTTAAGGTGATGCTTTCTATAGGAGGAGCTTCTGGTAGCTACTCCCTCGCCTCCTCAGAGGACGCGAGGCAAGTCGCTACTTATCTCTGGAACAATTTCTTGGGGGGTCACTCTTCATCCCGTCCCCTGGGGTCTGCTGTCCTAGATGGGATTGACTTTGACATCGAAGGAGGAACAGGATTGTATTGGGATGACCTTGCAAGGTACCTTTCTGCTTATAGCAATAAAGGTAAAAGGGTGCACTTAACAGCAGCTCCCCAGTGCCCCTTCCCTGATGCTTGGGTGGGAAATGCCCTGAAAACCGGTCTTTTCGATTATGTTTGGGTCCAGTTCTACAACAACCCTCCTTGCCAATACGCTTCTGGGGAGGTCACCAATCTGGAGGATGCTTGGAAGCAATGGACTTCAGCCATTCCAGCCAGCAAGATTTTCTTGGGTTTGCCCGCATCTCCTGCGGCAGCAGGCAGCGGCTTCATTCCCGTGCCTGATCTCACATCAAACGTGCTTCCATCCATCAAGGACTCTTCCAAGTATGGGGGTGTAATGCTGTGGTCCAAGTATTACGATGATCAAAGCGGATATAGTTCTTCCATTAAGAATGATGTCTGA
- the LOC133682347 gene encoding delta(8)-fatty-acid desaturase 2-like: MEGDKKGITSEELKQHNKAGDLWISIQGKVYDVSDWANEHPGGDVALMNMAGLDATDAFIAYHPGTAWKYLDKLFTGYYLTDFKLSETSKDYRRLASEFAKLGLFEKKGHITMYALTSIVLMFCVVLYGVLCCQSVWAHFGSAVVLGFLWIQSAYIGHDSGHYQVMNTRGYNKLAQFLAGNSLTGISIAWWKWTHNAHHLACNSLDYDPDLQHIPVFAVNSIFFNSIKSCFYGRYLNFDPVARFFVSYQHWTFYPVMCVARVNLYIQTFLLLFSKRRFPDRALNILGILIFWTWFPLLVSCIPNWPERVMFVLTSFAVTAIQHVQFCLNHFAADVYTGLPEGNDWFEKQTSGTLDISCSSWMDWFYGGLQFQLEHHLFPRMPRCQLRRVSPLVQDLCKKHNLSYRSLSFWEANVWTIRKLRNVALQARDLANPVPKNMLWEAVNTHG; this comes from the coding sequence ATGGAGGGAGATAAGAAGGGCATTACAAGCGAAGAGCTTAAGCAGCACAACAAGGCAGGAGACTTGTGGATCTCTATTCAGGGAAAGGTTTACGATGTCTCTGATTGGGCAAATGAGCATCCGGGTGGAGATGTTGCTCTCATGAATATGGCAGGCCTAGATGCCACTGATGCATTCATTGCCTACCATCCTGGAACAGCATGGAAATATCTTGATAAGCTCTTTACAGGGTATTATCTCACAGATTTCAAGCTATCAGAGACATCCAAGGATTACAGGAGGCTTGCTTCAGAGTTTGCTAAACTGGGCCTGTTCGAAAAGAAAGGACATATTACTATGTATGCACTGACATCTATTGTATTGATGTTTTGTGTTGTTCTTTATGGTGTTTTGTGTTGCCAGAGTGTTTGGGCTCATTTTGGTTCTGCTGTGGTGTTGGGGTTTCTTTGGATTCAAAGTGCCTATATTGGTCATGATTCAGGGCATTACCAGGTGATGAACACTCGTGGTTATAACAAACTCGCTCAATTCCTCGCTGGAAACTCGCTCACGGGTATTAGCATTGCTTGGTGGAAATGGACCCACAATGCACACCATCTCGCTTGCAACAGTCTTGATTATGATCCTGATCTTCAACACATACCAGTCTTTGCGGTAAATtcgatttttttcaattctataaaGTCTTGCTTTTATGGAAGGTACTTAAATTTTGATCCTGTGGCCAGGTTCTTTGTGAGTTACCAACACTGGACTTTTTATCCAGTAATGTGTGTTGCGAGGGTCAATTTGTACATACAAACGTTCTTGCTATTGTTTTCAAAGAGAAGATTCCCAGATAGAGCTTTGAACATCTTGGGAATTCTTATCTTCTGGACTTGGTTCCCTCTACTTGTGTCTTGCATCCCTAATTGGCCCGAGAGGGTGATGTTTGTGCTTACAAGCTTTGCTGTTACGGCAATTCAACACGTTCAATTTTGTTTGAATCATTTTGCGGCCGATGTTTACACTGGACTTCCAGAAGGGAATGATTGGTTTGAGAAACAGACAAGTGGGACTTTGGATATTTCGTGTTCATCTTGGATGGATTGGTTTTATGGTGGTTTGCAGTTTCAGCTTGAGCATCATTTGTTTCCAAGGATGCCGAGATGCCAATTGAGAAGAGTTTCACCATTGGTACAGGATCTGTGCAAGAAGCACAATTTATCTTACAGGAGCTTGTCCTTCTGGGAAGCCAACGTATGGACAATCAGGAAACTCAGGAATGTCGCTCTGCAGGCTAGGGACCTGGCCAACCCTGTTCCGAAAAATATGCTGTGGGAAGCTGTTAATACTCACGGATGA
- the LOC133682174 gene encoding hevamine-A-like, which translates to MPFLVLVMSLLATGSNAGGITIYWGQNGNEGTLAETCATGLYEFVNIAFLSSFGSGRNPMMNLAGHCDPYSKGCTGLSSDIESCQSKGIKLMLSIGGGSGSYSLASSDDARQVATYIWNNFLGGQSSFRPLGPAVLDGVDFDIEGGTDLYWDDLASYLSAYSNQGKKVYLTAAPQCPFPDASVGNALKTGLFDYVWVQFYNNPPCQYTSGDITNLEDAWKQWVSDIPATVFFLGLPASPEAAGSGFIPVPDLTSNVLPAIKGSDKYGGVMLWSKYYDDQSGYSSSIKADV; encoded by the coding sequence ATGCCATTCCTCGTCTTAGTAATGTCACTGCTAGCAACGGGTTCAAATGCAGGTGGCATCACTATTTATTGGGGCCAGAATGGAAATGAGGGTACCTTGGCAGAGACTTGTGCCACGGGATTATATGAGTTTGTTAACATTGCTTTTCTTTCCAGTTTTGGTAGCGGTCGTAACCCCATGATGAACCTTGCCGGTCACTGCGATCCATACAGTAAAGGTTGCACAGGCTTAAGCTCTGACATAGAATCATGTCAATCCAAAGGCATTAAGCTGATGCTTTCTATCGGAGGAGGTTCCGGAAGCTACTCCCTGGCCTCCTCTGATGACGCAAGACAAGTCGCCACTTATATCTGGAACAACTTCTTGGGTGGACAATCTTCATTTCGTCCGCTCGGCCCTGCTGTTCTAGATGGAGTTGACTTTGATATTGAAGGAGGAACAGACCTGTACTGGGATGATCTTGCAAGTTACCTTTCAGCATACAGCAATCAAGGAAAAAAGGTGTACCTAACGGCAGCACCCCAGTGCCCATTTCCTGATGCGTCTGTAGGAAATGCCCTCAAAACAGGTCTTTTTGACTATGTTTGGGTCCAATTCTACAACAACCCTCCGTGTCAGTACACATCCGGTGACATTACCAATCTCGAAGATGCATGGAAGCAATGGGTTTCAGACATTCCAGCCACTGTGTTTTTCCTAGGATTACCTGCTTCTCCTGAGGCAGCAGGAAGTGGCTTCATTCCTGTACCCGATTTAACTTCCAACGTGCTTCCAGCCATCAAGGGGTCTGATAAGTATGGCGGTGTGATGCTGTGGTCCAAGTACTATGATGATCAAAGTGGATACAGCTCTTCCATCAAGGCCGATGTCTAA